One window from the genome of Jeotgalibaca sp. MA1X17-3 encodes:
- a CDS encoding aldo/keto reductase has translation MLKNVMDRLPLNDGYTIPGIGFGTSGIPDRDAEELIFMAIMRGYRLIDTASWYKNEEGVGRGIKKAINAGISREDIFVVSKVWKDEMGYHETAEAFERSYERLGLDYIDLYLIHWPSSKERENLETWRALEELKDSGRVRSIGVSNFNRGELNEILKESRVKPSVNQLPVNPENSNADLDDFCYSNNIVVMGYSPLGAGKVNKDKKLATIGNKYYKSPAQIALKWSIDRDVVPIPKTSHAERMVENLELFDFELTEEDMELLNSIDQQNDSSRKRKDDNQGRRHGSRRS, from the coding sequence ATGTTGAAAAATGTAATGGATCGCTTACCTTTGAATGACGGTTATACGATTCCAGGAATAGGCTTTGGAACTTCGGGGATTCCTGATCGAGACGCAGAAGAACTGATTTTTATGGCAATTATGCGTGGATACCGACTAATTGATACAGCTAGTTGGTATAAGAATGAAGAAGGGGTAGGTCGTGGAATAAAAAAAGCCATTAATGCGGGTATTTCACGAGAAGATATTTTTGTCGTGTCAAAAGTATGGAAAGATGAGATGGGCTATCATGAAACTGCTGAGGCTTTTGAGAGAAGTTACGAACGATTAGGTTTGGATTATATTGATCTCTATTTAATTCATTGGCCTAGTAGTAAAGAAAGAGAAAATTTAGAAACGTGGAGAGCACTAGAAGAACTAAAAGATTCGGGACGCGTGAGAAGTATTGGTGTTTCTAATTTTAATCGTGGCGAATTAAATGAAATCCTCAAAGAATCCCGTGTCAAACCGAGTGTCAATCAACTCCCAGTTAATCCCGAGAATAGCAATGCTGATTTGGATGATTTTTGCTACAGCAATAATATTGTGGTGATGGGATACAGCCCGCTGGGAGCAGGGAAAGTAAATAAAGACAAAAAGTTAGCTACTATTGGAAATAAATATTACAAATCACCCGCACAAATTGCTTTAAAATGGAGCATCGATCGAGATGTAGTGCCTATCCCCAAAACAAGTCATGCTGAAAGAATGGTTGAAAATTTAGAGTTATTTGATTTTGAATTAACGGAAGAAGATATGGAATTACTGAATAGTATAGACCAGCAGAATGATTCTTCTAGAAAACGAAAAGATGATAATCAAGGAAGACGACACGGTTCAAGAAGAAGCTAA
- a CDS encoding metallophosphoesterase translates to MSMKKKLTKSLATIGGVAAYLYTQNRWIEKTEYVISLENLDSQNEGIKIAHLSDIHMPNQDINLEKLLEIIKDEQPDFIFMTGDQVDAAYPFDVKETTAFFKQLTKIAPVYAVNGNHDIHSPNIDQLPEVYEESGVTLLVDDVYSVLLPGRRPLVIMGLAEPTTLLQKQLSDPMKPIIIRDDWQEQTRLLLAHRPERFEKYHQDSANEPDLTFSGHAHGGQIRIPKIGGLFSPGQGKMPKHTAGVFVLASDQTKKMVISRGLGPSQFPLRINNRPELVMVTLKKPSQDKI, encoded by the coding sequence ATGAGTATGAAGAAAAAATTAACGAAGAGCCTAGCCACTATTGGTGGAGTAGCTGCGTATCTTTATACGCAAAATAGATGGATTGAAAAAACAGAGTATGTTATTTCGTTAGAAAATCTAGATTCACAAAATGAAGGAATAAAAATTGCCCACCTTTCTGATATTCATATGCCGAACCAAGATATTAATCTAGAGAAGCTCTTGGAGATAATCAAAGATGAGCAGCCCGATTTTATTTTTATGACGGGAGATCAGGTAGATGCGGCTTATCCATTTGATGTAAAAGAAACAACAGCTTTTTTTAAACAGTTAACAAAAATAGCACCCGTTTATGCAGTAAATGGAAATCATGATATTCATTCACCTAATATAGATCAGCTGCCAGAAGTGTATGAGGAGTCAGGAGTAACCTTACTGGTTGATGATGTTTATTCTGTTTTACTTCCTGGAAGAAGGCCCCTTGTTATTATGGGACTGGCAGAACCCACTACTCTTTTACAAAAGCAATTAAGTGATCCAATGAAACCAATCATCATTCGAGATGACTGGCAAGAACAAACTCGATTATTATTAGCCCATCGCCCAGAACGATTTGAAAAATACCATCAAGATTCTGCAAATGAACCTGATTTGACTTTTTCAGGTCATGCCCATGGCGGACAAATCCGAATTCCAAAAATAGGAGGCCTTTTCTCACCCGGACAAGGAAAAATGCCAAAGCATACCGCAGGAGTATTCGTACTAGCTTCTGATCAAACGAAGAAAATGGTAATTAGCAGGGGGTTAGGACCTTCCCAATTTCCATTGCGGATTAATAACCGCCCAGAATTAGTGATGGTGACTCTAAAGAAGCCTTCGCAAGATAAAATTTAA
- a CDS encoding DUF1538 domain-containing protein, with product MEVFFEKLKEVLQAVLPITLLVVFLHFTLAPLPQMEFSHFLVGALLIVIGLSIFLFGVDIGITPIGNFLGKGIARSNSLKFVLVMGLLLGFFISIAEPDLIILAGQVEEVTGSAISSILLLVTVSIGVAALMTLGLFRIVYRYPLRNVFLIIYIAIFILAYFSSSDLFAIAFDASGSTTGALTVPFMLALALGVSSLNRDSASSEIDSFGLVGISSSGAILAVLVLGLFVGNGEGLTGTLEVDTTPYTSILAPFTKMLPEIAWEVVIALAPILLIFLMYQFFIAKKKLSFQQINHILLGVFYLYIGLVLFLTGVNAGFMNVGRQLGMIIGGMESKVPLLVIGFVLGLVVILAEPAVYVLTHQIEEVTNGSVNRGIVLSFLSAGVGLAVFLSVIRVLVPWIQLWHYLVPGYIIALILAFKVPNLFVGMAFDAGGVASGPMTATFILAFIQGVADIIPHADVLREGFGMIAMVAMMPILSLQLLGAIYEHRSTKKEGVHIE from the coding sequence ATGGAAGTATTTTTCGAAAAGCTGAAGGAAGTCCTTCAGGCTGTTTTACCGATTACCTTACTGGTAGTCTTCTTACATTTTACACTTGCCCCTTTACCTCAAATGGAATTTTCACATTTCCTTGTTGGTGCCTTATTAATTGTTATCGGTTTATCTATTTTTCTGTTTGGTGTTGATATTGGAATCACCCCCATCGGAAACTTCCTAGGTAAAGGAATTGCTCGAAGTAACAGTTTAAAATTTGTATTAGTTATGGGACTTTTACTAGGATTCTTTATCTCGATTGCAGAACCAGATTTAATCATTTTGGCTGGACAAGTAGAAGAAGTAACGGGTAGTGCTATTTCTAGTATACTCTTACTTGTTACGGTATCCATTGGTGTTGCTGCATTAATGACATTAGGTTTATTCCGCATTGTATATCGTTATCCTCTGCGAAATGTTTTCTTAATCATTTATATTGCTATTTTTATTTTGGCATATTTTAGTTCTTCAGATTTATTCGCTATAGCTTTTGATGCATCCGGTTCCACAACTGGTGCGTTAACCGTTCCCTTCATGCTAGCATTGGCATTAGGTGTTTCCTCATTGAATCGTGATTCGGCTTCATCTGAGATTGATAGTTTTGGATTGGTAGGAATTTCCTCAAGTGGTGCCATCCTTGCTGTATTAGTATTGGGATTGTTTGTAGGAAACGGTGAAGGATTAACAGGAACTCTTGAAGTAGATACTACTCCATACACTTCCATATTAGCTCCTTTTACTAAAATGTTACCTGAAATCGCTTGGGAAGTCGTGATTGCTCTTGCACCCATTTTACTCATTTTCTTGATGTATCAATTTTTCATCGCAAAGAAAAAACTTTCCTTTCAACAAATTAATCATATCTTATTAGGGGTCTTTTATCTTTACATTGGACTTGTATTATTTTTAACGGGTGTAAATGCAGGGTTTATGAACGTAGGACGCCAATTAGGAATGATTATTGGTGGTATGGAAAGTAAAGTACCACTTCTCGTCATCGGTTTTGTACTGGGGCTTGTCGTTATTCTAGCGGAACCTGCCGTTTATGTACTAACCCACCAAATAGAAGAAGTTACAAATGGATCCGTAAACCGCGGAATCGTTCTGTCTTTCCTTTCTGCTGGGGTTGGACTGGCAGTCTTCCTTTCTGTCATCCGTGTATTGGTTCCTTGGATTCAATTATGGCATTACCTTGTTCCAGGTTATATTATTGCACTTATTTTAGCTTTCAAAGTACCCAATCTCTTCGTAGGAATGGCTTTTGATGCCGGAGGAGTTGCTTCCGGTCCAATGACCGCAACGTTTATCCTAGCTTTCATTCAAGGCGTTGCGGATATTATTCCTCATGCCGATGTTTTACGAGAGGGTTTTGGAATGATCGCTATGGTTGCAATGATGCCCATTCTTTCATTACAATTACTAGGTGCGATCTATGAGCATCGATCTACTAAAAAGGAGGGAGTACACATTGAATAA
- a CDS encoding P-II family nitrogen regulator, producing MNNSSKETPIFDLIFVIVNIGKASKVLNEAKKEGVTGGTITLARGTVSSGLLRKLGLREVRKEVLLIVTKREKTLPVIEHINRSFHLDQPNRGIIFSTPLSHIVGTQGERLNILEDSPPQQSDYELFVSIVAEDEGEKVVDVIKKTAGTGGTLLQGQGAFAETVIKVFGIELNSEKDIVLNLVDKKMADTVEKELVEQLPFHEKDFGIFFSMDAMYVRGIYQRKK from the coding sequence TTGAATAACTCATCAAAGGAAACGCCTATCTTTGATTTGATTTTTGTGATTGTAAATATTGGTAAAGCTAGTAAGGTTTTAAATGAAGCTAAGAAAGAAGGAGTAACTGGTGGAACCATTACTCTAGCACGTGGAACGGTTAGTAGTGGGCTTTTACGGAAATTAGGTTTACGTGAAGTTCGAAAAGAAGTCTTGTTAATCGTAACTAAACGTGAGAAAACACTGCCAGTCATTGAACATATTAATCGATCGTTCCATTTAGACCAACCGAATCGAGGAATCATTTTCTCTACTCCACTTTCTCACATTGTCGGAACTCAAGGAGAACGGTTGAATATTCTTGAAGATTCCCCTCCACAACAATCAGATTATGAACTATTCGTTTCGATTGTAGCTGAAGATGAAGGAGAAAAGGTTGTCGATGTCATTAAAAAAACTGCTGGAACCGGTGGAACTTTATTACAAGGCCAAGGTGCCTTTGCTGAAACCGTCATTAAAGTTTTTGGGATTGAACTGAATTCTGAGAAAGATATTGTCTTAAATTTAGTAGATAAAAAAATGGCAGACACCGTCGAAAAGGAATTAGTCGAACAGTTACCTTTTCATGAAAAAGATTTCGGTATTTTCTTTAGTATGGATGCAATGTATGTAAGAGGGATTTATCAACGAAAAAAATAA
- a CDS encoding transporter substrate-binding domain-containing protein, producing MIFNKKKLLGGIAVLSSFMLAACGNSTDGNSTEGTDLSVSETQWDKIEEKGVWKVATSGTLFPSSYHGEDNELTGYEIEVVKKIADRLDVEIEFMEMGVDGMLTAVQSGQVDAAANGFDITAKREEDYLFADPYKYSFGGLVVRTSDDSGIKTMEDWEGKKAAGGATTTYMTLAKQLGAEPVTYDNATNDIFFRDVASERTDFIPNDYYVSNTAVQKFADLGVKMSDLKYNPSEQGIVLSKDDSSVKEKIDPVIAELNEEGILAELSKQFFGGEDVSQPLDNVDDLPVIEIKE from the coding sequence ATGATTTTCAATAAAAAAAAGCTATTAGGCGGCATTGCGGTACTTTCTTCTTTTATGCTTGCAGCTTGCGGGAATTCAACCGATGGGAACTCTACAGAAGGTACTGATTTATCTGTCTCTGAGACTCAATGGGACAAAATTGAAGAAAAAGGCGTTTGGAAAGTAGCTACATCTGGAACTCTTTTCCCAAGTTCTTATCATGGTGAAGATAATGAATTAACTGGATATGAAATAGAAGTAGTAAAAAAAATTGCCGATCGTCTAGACGTAGAAATTGAATTTATGGAAATGGGTGTGGACGGCATGCTGACTGCGGTACAAAGTGGTCAAGTGGATGCGGCTGCTAATGGATTTGATATTACTGCTAAGCGTGAAGAAGATTACTTATTCGCTGATCCTTATAAATACTCATTTGGTGGTTTGGTTGTTCGTACTTCTGATGATTCAGGAATTAAAACAATGGAAGATTGGGAAGGTAAAAAAGCAGCAGGTGGTGCTACAACAACGTATATGACTTTAGCTAAACAATTAGGCGCTGAACCTGTTACGTATGATAATGCTACAAATGATATTTTTTTCCGTGATGTTGCGAGTGAAAGAACCGATTTTATCCCGAATGACTATTACGTTTCCAATACCGCTGTTCAGAAATTTGCAGATTTAGGTGTCAAAATGTCCGATTTGAAATATAATCCTTCTGAGCAAGGAATCGTTTTAAGTAAAGATGATTCATCTGTAAAAGAAAAAATTGATCCTGTTATTGCTGAATTGAATGAAGAAGGGATACTAGCTGAACTTTCTAAACAATTCTTTGGTGGCGAGGATGTTTCTCAACCTTTAGACAATGTAGATGATTTACCTGTTATTGAAATCAAAGAGTAG